One window from the genome of Pyxicephalus adspersus chromosome 6, UCB_Pads_2.0, whole genome shotgun sequence encodes:
- the TAF4 gene encoding transcription initiation factor TFIID subunit 4 has product MAAGSDLLDDFFNTDVDEKVVSDLVGSLESELAAAAHHHHHHHHPQQQPQPHPGAPEVRSQALANHVASPAGVGTTAAAGGQPEAKIGLAQDLPKTGAAVPGVQGGVINNTRPQTAAQPDGVQTAGSEAGGALSQAKAGVLGNIVTALPNHGSGNGKPAALQTMNGNNVVINSHGPGGHGTPFQGNSNPAPGVNLVNNGPAPVTKGGVNAAANTVIQTSYLATTNVSASVISSSASTAGAAGQPTGMAGVPTTVALVRPLVHQGVPATQNGSNTVINSPLPAPGGVSLQMNSQPSPAPSQVIKSESPKTIIQTPQQSQPAPGNMVIGQTMQAGHPGPGGTAPAPGTPTAMGKPTVSTVPPSLPRTPTAPAGGIRATITPPMLAPRVQQPPQNPPNIQNFQLPPGMVLVRSENGQLLMIPQQALAQMQAQVQAQAQSQAQNAMAQRPATPTTAPPVQISTVQSPGTPLLARQVTPTTIIKQVSQTPTTVQATTTLQRPPVVQNQIVLSTTAQTATLGTASAVQTGTPQRAVQGTATPATATTETMENVKKCKNFLSTLIKLASSGKQSSETAANVKELVQNLLDGKIEAEDFTSRLYRELNSSPQPYLVPFLKRSLPALRQLTPDSAAFIQQSQQQQPATQATTALTAVMLNSSVQRTAGKTTATVTNTVQQPVLSLAQPVQSKPGQPAPLVIQQAHKAGAVVRHPQVTLTQTPMVALRPPQSRIMLTTPQQLQLNQLQTVPVVKPTVVAGTKAFPTAAAQAAGAQKNKLKEPGGGSFRDDDDINDVASMAGVNLSEESARILATNSELVGTLTRSCKDELFLLPALLQRRILEIGKKHGITEVHPDVVGYVSHATQQRLQNIVEKISETAQQKNISHKEDDRYEQTSDVRTQLKFFEQLDQLEKQRKDEQEREILMRAAKSRSRQEDPEQLRLKQKAKEMQQQELAQMRQRDANLTALAAIGPRKKRKVDSPGPGSGSEASSTSTTPSSSSGAGSSRQFTRQRITRVNLRDLIFCLENERETSHSLLLYKAFLK; this is encoded by the exons ATGGCGGCGGGTTCGGATCTGCTGGATGATTTCTTCAACACGGACGTGGACGAGAAAGTGGTCAGCGATCTGGTGGGCTCCCTGGAGTCCGAGCTGGCGGCCGCagcccaccaccaccatcaccaccaccacccgCAGCAGCAGCCACAGCCGCACCCGGGAGCCCCCGAGGTCCGCAGCCAGGCCCTAGCCAACCATGTTGCCAGCCCTGCTGGAGTAGGAACCACCGCCGCCGCCGGGGGACAGCCAGAAGCCAAGATCGGACTCGCCCAGGACCTCCCTAAGACGG GTGCAGCCGTACCTGGAGTCCAAGGAGGCGTTATTAACAATACACGACCGCAAACAGCAGCTCAGCCAGATGGAGTGCAGACTGCTGGATCGGAGGCGGGAGGAGCGCTCAGTCAGGCCAAAGCTGGGGTCCTAGGCAATATTGTAACTGCTTTGCCCAACCACGGCTCAGGTAATGGTAAACCTGCAGCCCTTCAGACCATGAATGGAAATAATGTTGTTATAAATTCTCATGGACCAGGGGGACATGGAACTCCGTTTCAGGGGAACAGTAACCCGGCACCAGGTGTTAATCTTGTCAATAATGGCCCTGCGCCTGTCACCAAGGGTGGTGTAAACGCAGCTGCCAATACGGTGATCCAAACTTCTTATCTTGCAACCACCAATGTGTCGGCCTCTGTCATCTCCTCATCTGCATCGACTGCAGGGGCAGCTGGACAGCCCACAGGCATGGCAGGTGTACCCACTACTGTAGCGCTGGTAAGACCTCTTGTGCATCAGGGAGTGCCAGCTACCCAGAACGGAAGCAATACTGTGATTAATTCCCCTTTGCCAGCTCCAGGTGGGGTCTCTTTGCAAATGAACAGCCAACCCAGCCCGGCTCCTAGCCAGGTGATCAAATCTGAGTCCCCAAAAACTATTATTCAGACTCCTCAGCAGAGCCAGCCCGCCCCTGGGAATATGGTTATTGGACAGACTATGCAAGCAGGACATCCGGGCCCTGGAGGAACAGCGCCTGCTCCCGGCACCCCGACAGCAATGGGTAAACCTACAGTTAGCACTGTGCCTCCAAGCTTGCCAAGGACTCCTACAGCACCTGCTGGGGGCATCAGGGCGACCATAACACCACCAATGTTAGCGCCGCGGGTGCAACAGCCTCCACAGAACCCACCAAACATCCAAAACTTTCAGCTTCCTCCAG GGATGGTCCTGGTACGGAGCGAGAATGGGCAGCTGTTGATGATTCCCCAGCAGGCGCTGGCCCAGATGCAGGCTCAGGTTCAAGCACAGGCTCAGTCGCAGGCCCAGAATGCCATGGCTCAACGGCCTGCAACGCCCACCACTGCCCCACCGGTGCAAATTTCCACAGTACAG TCCCCCGGCACACCTTTACTGGCACGTCAGGTCACACCAACTACCATCATCAAGCAAGTCTCCCAGACTCCAACGACTGTGCAGGCCACCACGACACTACAGAGACCCCCTGTTGTACAA AATCAGATAGTGCTCAGCACCACGGCACAAACTGCCACTTTGGGGACTGCGTCGGCCGTCCAGACTGGAACCCCACAGAGAGCGGTGCAAGGAACAGCTACCCCAGCGACAGCCACCACG GAAACCATGGAAAATGTGAAGAAATGTAAGAATTTTTTATCCACTCTCATAAAACTGGCCTCATCGGGTAAACAGTCCTCAGAGACGGCAGCTAATGTTAAAGAGCTAGTACAAAATCTGCTG GATGGTAAAATTGAAGCAGAAGATTTCACCAGTAGGTTATACAGAGAACTGAACTCTTCACCTCAACCTTACCTTGTGCCTTTCCTAAAG aGGAGCCTCCCTGCCTTGCGCCAGCTGACCCCTGACTCTGCAGCCTTTATCCAGCAGAGTCAGCAGCAGCAACCGGCCACCCAGGCCACGACGGCCCTCACTGCAGTCATGCTGAACAGCTCTGTACAGCGAACAGCTGGCAAGACCACTGCCACAGTAACAAATACTGTACAACAACCTGTCCTCAGCCTCGCACAACCTGTACAGTCCAAACCTGGCCAGCCAGCTCCACTG GTTATCCAGCAGGCACATAAAGCTGGAGCAGTTGTACGACACCCACAGGTCACATTGACCCAGACGCCTATGGTAGCACTTAGACCGCCTCAAAGCCGAATTATGCTCACCACTCCGCAGCAGCTACAGCTAAACCAGCTGCAGACAG TCCCAGTGGTGAAACCGACTGTAGTAGCTGGAACGAAGGCCTTTCCTACAGCAGCAGCGCAAGCAGCCGGCGCACAGAAAAACAAGTTAAAAGAGCCGGGGGGAGGATCATTCAG GGACGACGATGATATCAACGATGTGGCTTCTATGGCAGGAGTAAACCTGTCAGAGGAAAGTGCACGGATATTGGCAACAAATTCAGAGTTAGTGGGGACGTTAACGCGATCTTGTAAAGATGAATTATTCCTGCTCCCTGCATTATTACAGAGGCGGATACTGGAGATCG GTAAGAAACACGGGATAACGGAAGTCCACCCAGACGTGGTTGGGTATGTCTCGCACGCCACACAACAGCGATTACAAAACATTGTGGAGAAAATCTCTGAAACTGCTCAGCAAAAGAACATCTCTCATAAA GAGGACGATCGGTACGAGCAGACAAGTGATGTTCGGACGCAACTTAAGTTCTTCGAACAGCTCGACCAGCtagaaaaacagagaaaagatgAACAGGAGAGAGAAATTCTCATGCGGGCAGCAAAG TCAAGGTCACGGCAGGAAGATCCAGAACAGTTGCGGTTGAAACAGAAGGCAAAGGAG ATGCAGCAACAGGAACTGGCACAAATGAGGCAAAGAGATGCGAACTTAACAGCGTTAGCAGCTATCGGCCCTCGAAAAAAGAGGAAAGTGGATTCCCCAGGCCCTGGTTCAGGTTCAGAg GCATCAAGCACCAGTACAACACCCTCCAGCAGCTCCGGCGCAGGCAGTAGCAGACAGTTTACACGGCAGCGGATAACACGTGTCAATCTCAGGGACCtcattttttgtttggaaaacgAGAGAGAGACAAGCCATTCACTTTTGCTATATAAAGCATTccttaagtga